CCGGTGGCGGCCATAAAAGTGATGCAGCTCGCGGCGATCGCGCTCGCAGAGCCAGAGCGAGCGAGAGCCGGGATGCATGAACCACTGCTTATCTTCCTGGCCTGCAAACCAGACCCAATGAAACAGCAGCAGCTCAAGCGGATCACTCAGCGCGATCCAACCCATCGGCATCCGCTGATCACCACCGAGCCGGAGGCGTCTAACAACACTGAATCCTGTGCAATCCGGTGATGGCGTCCAGATCGAAGGCAGATCAGCGAGGGTCAACATTGGAAGGTGCATCAGCCGCCAATTGCCGCCATCCTCGGCCTGAGCAACCACAAACACGATGCGATCGGAATGGCGGCGCAAGCAAAGGAGGGAACGGATTTATGAACTGCTGCTAGGCCTCTGCCTGCTGGTGCTGGTCAGCTTCGCCTTTCCAAGAATCACCTGGCTGGGAAGCCTCGGCTATGCCCTGATCGCCCTGCTGCTCACCCAGTTGGTGATGATCCGCAAGCCAGTGCTCACCCTGCAGGATCGTCTTTACCAAGCACTGGGACTCGTGGCGCTGTCGGCTTTGCTGCTGTGGCTGCTCACCCCGGTGCGCTGGGAGACCAGCGGCATGCCGCTGGTGTTGAGCTGGGGGGTCCTAGTGGGGTGGAGCGTGATCCGCCTGGTGGAACGCTTGGCCAGCGAACGGCGGGTCACCGCCGCCATGCTAATGGGGGCTGCTGCGGGCTATCTGCTGCTGGGGCTCACGGCCGGGCTGGTGATGAGCGCAGTGGAAACCATTCAGCCAGGCAGCTTCGAACCCCTCGACATCTCAATCACAGATGCTGCTGGCCAGAACAACACGGTGATCGAGTCAGGGCCGGTGTTCGCTCAGATCAATTACTTCGCCTTCATCTGCCTCACCACCGTTGGCTTTGGAGATATCAACCCCGAGCTTCCCCTGGCCAGGATGCTGGCCGTAGCGACTGGCATTGCCGGACCGCTTTACCTGGCGGTGGTGATGGGGGTGCTGATCGGGCGTTACGCCGGTGACCGTGAGATCGAAGACCGCCTGGAACAACACAATCCCGATCGACGTTGAAGACAAACAGCCGCGCTGTGGTGAGACTTCCAGAAGACCGACGCCGACCGTGCCGAGCTTTCCGTCTTTTCTGCTGCAGCAACGCAATGGCCCC
The sequence above is a segment of the Synechococcus sp. PROS-7-1 genome. Coding sequences within it:
- a CDS encoding potassium channel family protein; translation: MRSEWRRKQRRERIYELLLGLCLLVLVSFAFPRITWLGSLGYALIALLLTQLVMIRKPVLTLQDRLYQALGLVALSALLLWLLTPVRWETSGMPLVLSWGVLVGWSVIRLVERLASERRVTAAMLMGAAAGYLLLGLTAGLVMSAVETIQPGSFEPLDISITDAAGQNNTVIESGPVFAQINYFAFICLTTVGFGDINPELPLARMLAVATGIAGPLYLAVVMGVLIGRYAGDREIEDRLEQHNPDRR